A segment of the Rhodothermales bacterium genome:
CCATCAGCCTACGGAACGTGGAACCTGAGATACGGATACCGGGGTGGTCCGCTCAGCAACTTCAACCAGGTGCGGGTGGTCCTGTGGTCCGCGACTCGCGAACCGGCGACCGTGTACTACCTGCTCATCGGTTCGAACGACCGGACGCTCAAACTCTACACATCTGACACGGCCTTCGGCGAACGAGAACTCGTCGGGTCGGCTGCTGACGATATCCTGTCCTCCGACTCCGCAGCAATCCAGATCCGTGTCGAGCACGACTACTCAAACAACTGGCGCGCATGGCTCGATGGGCGCCTCGTGATTGAGGAAGGACCGCCGGCCGATCCCCTTGACGCCGACGGTGAGTTTGGTCTCTGGATCAAGCATACGGCGGCCCGCGGATCCGATCACTGGTTCGATGACATCAGCGCTACGCGTGCCGTGGAGTCCGATAACACGGGGCCTCTGATGGAGTCCGTGATGATTGAAGGTCCACAAATGCTGTCGGTTCGATTCAGCGAACCCGTCGCGACCGAGTCCGCCTGTCTTCCAAACGCCTACAGCTTGGACAGCGGCGATGCACCGATCGCTGTCTACTGCCCGACGGGGTTGTTCACCGACACGGTCAGCATCGAGACCTCCAACCCGCTTCCGTCCGGCATCAACCGGCTGACCGCACACTCAGTTGCGGATCCTTCCGGCAACGTGACTCCGATCAGCACGATCGACTTCGATATGCCGGACCATGGGGATCCGCCGCAGCCGCGCGACCTCGTTATCAATGAAATCGATTTCGCACCCGCTATTCCCGAGTCGGAGTTTGTCGAGATCTACAATCGTTCTCCGCGACGAATCGACCTCTCGTCGATCTGGCTCGGCGATGATCGCTCCGCAGCACCAGTCACGACACGTCGAATCCTGATGGAGCCAGGCGCCTTCGCGGTTGTCACGCGCGACAGCACTTCACTTACACAACGATTCCCGGATCTTCCCGCTATCGAGATGGACGGGTGGCCCACGCTGAACAATAGTGGCGACTCCGTCATGCTGATCCACGAAAGCGATACACTCGATGCTGTGACCTACGCGCCCCACCCCGGCGGAACGACCGGATCGCTCGAAAGAATCGACCCCGAGGCGCCATCTGACTTCCCTCCGAATTGGATCCGTTCAGTCTCGCCCGACGGCGCCACACCGGGCCAAATCAACAGCGTTTTCCTACCCGACAACGAGCCGCCTGATCTGCAGTTCGTCGA
Coding sequences within it:
- a CDS encoding lamin tail domain-containing protein, coding for MSKTLCLLFLLAVVCQSTHGQFVEDFEDGDLTESPHWTGELDRWFIEDTPGGKRLATRGLAESDTLLLSTNSPSAYGTWNLRYGYRGGPLSNFNQVRVVLWSATREPATVYYLLIGSNDRTLKLYTSDTAFGERELVGSAADDILSSDSAAIQIRVEHDYSNNWRAWLDGRLVIEEGPPADPLDADGEFGLWIKHTAARGSDHWFDDISATRAVESDNTGPLMESVMIEGPQMLSVRFSEPVATESACLPNAYSLDSGDAPIAVYCPTGLFTDTVSIETSNPLPSGINRLTAHSVADPSGNVTPISTIDFDMPDHGDPPQPRDLVINEIDFAPAIPESEFVEIYNRSPRRIDLSSIWLGDDRSAAPVTTRRILMEPGAFAVVTRDSTSLTQRFPDLPAIEMDGWPTLNNSGDSVMLIHESDTLDAVTYAPHPGGTTGSLERIDPEAPSDFPPNWIRSVSPDGATPGQINSVFLPDNEPPDLQFVEQTSATAVRAVFTEPLPVARIEAVAFELNGKVPDVIAPGTPHYSNDYFLLFESVESGTLRASQIADASGNLRVETNSAVHLLPRPGELIINEIMFEPRI